The following coding sequences lie in one Polyangiaceae bacterium genomic window:
- the thyX gene encoding FAD-dependent thymidylate synthase — translation MSGSKRPTSPGAEEILGAYFPVLDHGFVALVDYMGTDECIERAARVSYGYGTRKASLTRGLLRYLRRHLHTTPSEMVELKFHCCMPMFVARQWIRHRTANVNEYSGRYSLMPLLFYTPEPDQLQTQSRKNNQGRSGDPVAESDYAEAVARWNHIREASAGAYEWMTSHDFARELARIDLPLSTYTQWYWKIDLHNLMHFLKLRVDRHAQWEIQEYGRLMAAMLRRVAPLSYEAWIDYDVCGARMSRMELDALRQLVASSEGGLRGNGETLSAEALERGGLSKREVAELLDKLDASEVPSFELDLSQAKSGEHFADKCNAAVPTGDRPPPA, via the coding sequence ATGAGTGGCAGCAAGCGGCCCACCTCCCCGGGCGCCGAGGAAATCCTCGGCGCCTACTTCCCCGTGCTGGACCATGGCTTCGTGGCCCTGGTCGACTACATGGGGACGGACGAGTGCATCGAGCGAGCCGCGCGTGTCAGCTACGGCTACGGCACGCGCAAGGCCAGCTTGACTCGTGGGTTGTTGCGCTACTTGCGACGCCACTTGCACACGACTCCCTCGGAGATGGTGGAGCTGAAGTTCCACTGCTGCATGCCCATGTTCGTGGCGAGACAGTGGATTCGCCATCGAACCGCAAATGTAAACGAGTACAGCGGTCGCTACTCGCTGATGCCGCTGCTGTTCTACACTCCCGAGCCGGATCAACTACAGACCCAGAGCCGCAAGAACAACCAGGGCCGCAGCGGCGATCCGGTCGCAGAGTCCGACTACGCCGAGGCTGTTGCGCGCTGGAATCACATCCGTGAGGCGAGCGCCGGTGCCTACGAGTGGATGACCAGCCACGACTTCGCCCGCGAGTTGGCGCGCATCGATCTCCCCCTCTCCACCTACACCCAATGGTACTGGAAGATCGATCTGCACAATCTGATGCACTTCCTCAAGTTGCGGGTGGACCGCCACGCCCAGTGGGAGATCCAGGAGTACGGCCGACTGATGGCCGCGATGCTCCGTCGAGTCGCGCCCCTCTCATATGAAGCGTGGATCGACTACGACGTGTGCGGCGCACGCATGAGCCGCATGGAGCTGGATGCCCTGCGCCAACTGGTGGCTTCGAGTGAAGGGGGCCTGCGTGGCAACGGCGAGACCCTCAGCGCCGAAGCGCTGGAGCGTGGGGGACTGAGCAAGCGCGAGGTGGCAGAGTTGCTCGACAAGCTCGACGCCAGCGAGGTCCCGAGCTTCGAGCTGGATCTTTCCCAGGCGAAGAGCGGTGAGCACTTCGCCGACAAGTGCAATGCGGCAGTGCCCACCGGGGATCGCCCGCCGCCGGCCTGA
- a CDS encoding DUF1566 domain-containing protein, which translates to MRALSLLLCSLLVGCGGDDFSAANAPDGSSAGTAGAAGGGGTSGSGGASSGGGSGVAGSDAGASCADALGAPFPDSPTAYCTDSSSAVSCDGRSDRQDGVVRLNVPQYTSMSIDTLTDSVTSLVWQKTAKTTFWGNAEATCSSLGAGFHVPSLLEVLSIADYGRASPLLDGAFQFAPGGNATGTITTSTVGGAGHFALDFATGSYMTVNDGAAFHLRCVKGSIDGGLQPVTACTDLVRDTRTRLVWLRKSDGLKRPWIDALNHCASLNLYGKTDWRLPSVKELASLLDRSRVEGIDKSLFDTDEKAFHWTSTPLRDGLADAWTVRFGAYTPLLRSKGEENPALCVRGG; encoded by the coding sequence ATGCGCGCGCTATCTTTGCTGCTCTGCTCGCTGTTGGTCGGATGCGGCGGGGATGACTTCTCTGCCGCGAACGCTCCCGACGGCTCGAGCGCTGGCACTGCCGGCGCTGCCGGCGGTGGCGGCACGTCGGGAAGCGGGGGTGCGAGCAGCGGCGGTGGAAGCGGAGTAGCGGGCAGTGATGCGGGCGCGAGCTGCGCGGACGCCCTTGGAGCGCCGTTTCCCGACTCGCCCACGGCGTATTGCACGGACTCGAGCAGCGCCGTTTCCTGCGATGGTCGCAGCGACCGTCAAGACGGAGTGGTGCGCCTGAACGTTCCCCAGTACACATCGATGAGTATCGACACGCTCACGGACTCCGTCACGAGTCTGGTCTGGCAGAAGACGGCCAAGACGACGTTCTGGGGCAACGCGGAGGCCACCTGCAGCAGCCTAGGCGCAGGCTTTCACGTGCCGAGTTTGCTCGAGGTGCTGAGCATCGCTGACTACGGGCGAGCAAGTCCGCTGTTGGATGGCGCTTTCCAATTCGCGCCCGGCGGCAACGCCACGGGCACCATTACGACTTCCACCGTGGGAGGCGCCGGGCATTTCGCTTTGGATTTCGCGACGGGAAGCTACATGACGGTCAATGACGGCGCGGCTTTCCATCTTCGTTGCGTGAAAGGATCCATCGACGGGGGCCTGCAGCCGGTCACCGCCTGCACCGATCTCGTACGGGACACGCGGACGCGCCTCGTGTGGCTGCGCAAGTCCGACGGCCTCAAGCGACCTTGGATCGACGCTTTGAACCACTGTGCGAGCCTGAACCTCTACGGCAAGACCGACTGGCGATTGCCCAGCGTGAAGGAGCTCGCGTCCCTGCTCGACCGTTCGCGCGTAGAAGGCATCGACAAGAGCTTGTTCGATACCGACGAGAAGGCCTTCCACTGGACGTCAACGCCGCTGCGCGATGGCCTTGCGGACGCTTGGACCGTCAGGTTCGGCGCCTACACTCCGCTCCTGCGCAGCAAAGGCGAGGAAAACCCGGCACTCTGCGTCCGTGGCGGATGA
- a CDS encoding aspartate-semialdehyde dehydrogenase has translation MSKVVAVVGATGAVGREMLRTLERRAFPVKKLVPLSSQRSAGQKLAFRGGEVEAQLLGPDSFAGVDVALFSAGASVSREYGPIAAKAGAVVIDNSSAWRMDPQVPLVVPEVNPAAAQQRPKGIIANPNCSTIQMVVALSPLHKAARIKHVVVSTYQATSGKGHAAVEELKSQIADLAAGRTPTAKVFPAQMAGNLVSDWKAGEHGYSEEELKMVNETRKILEDESIAVTPTCVRVPVVTGHSESVHVQFHRAMSAKEACELLRGAPGITLFEGDYVPGKEPQPLAAADTDPVYVGRVRDDLGVSGAINLWVVADNLRKGAALNAVQIAEIL, from the coding sequence ATGAGCAAAGTCGTTGCCGTGGTGGGTGCCACCGGGGCGGTGGGTCGAGAGATGTTGCGGACCTTGGAACGCCGGGCCTTCCCCGTGAAGAAGCTCGTGCCGCTTTCCTCGCAGCGGTCCGCCGGGCAAAAGTTGGCGTTCCGGGGCGGCGAAGTCGAGGCGCAGCTGCTGGGGCCGGACAGCTTCGCAGGCGTTGACGTGGCGCTATTCAGCGCGGGGGCGAGCGTGTCGCGAGAGTACGGACCGATCGCGGCAAAGGCTGGAGCCGTGGTGATCGACAACTCGAGCGCTTGGCGCATGGACCCGCAGGTTCCCTTGGTGGTGCCCGAGGTCAATCCCGCTGCCGCACAGCAGCGCCCGAAGGGCATCATCGCCAACCCCAACTGCAGCACCATTCAAATGGTCGTCGCCCTTTCGCCTCTGCACAAGGCTGCTCGCATCAAACATGTCGTGGTCTCTACCTATCAGGCCACGAGCGGCAAGGGACATGCGGCAGTGGAGGAACTCAAGAGTCAGATTGCCGACCTCGCCGCCGGGCGCACGCCCACGGCCAAGGTCTTTCCCGCACAGATGGCGGGCAATCTGGTTTCCGATTGGAAAGCAGGCGAGCACGGCTACTCGGAAGAGGAGCTGAAGATGGTCAACGAGACTCGCAAGATCCTCGAGGACGAGAGCATCGCCGTGACTCCCACTTGCGTGCGTGTACCGGTGGTGACGGGGCACTCGGAGTCCGTGCACGTGCAGTTCCATCGCGCGATGAGTGCCAAGGAGGCCTGTGAGCTCCTGCGCGGCGCGCCCGGTATCACGCTGTTCGAAGGCGACTACGTCCCCGGCAAAGAGCCACAGCCCCTGGCCGCAGCCGACACGGATCCCGTCTACGTGGGCCGCGTGCGGGACGACCTGGGCGTCAGCGGGGCCATCAACCTGTGGGTGGTGGCCGATAATCTGCGCAAGGGCGCGGCACTCAACGCCGTACAGATCGCGGAGATTCTTTGA
- a CDS encoding LTA synthase family protein: MQAPEVTAERADAAQLAVSRSRGRRTRARTWRRATAIALLLVPTAAMVLADFGRRSERLMALSGEYRWTYVAAVAESLFVWGLLLYAASRRRGALRWVAAVLFVFALTFTYGGQKYFFDQYNAYLNVDVSLFASNFKDSVINQLFADIGNYLWAKLPPFLVAIGLIFVSRRMIRPPRLRARVAGVLAPLLLIGAFFIPTQHRHIQASTPDVLYLNAVGGLIRTQLGLTDQSNQMRPRARQSLPVPALRVKGGPQRNVVYVLLESVRADATCIEFDPACQRTGSSNRLMPERFPFTQMRSMASCTAISLAVTWSGLAPNEDRDTLHTWPLVFDYARAAGYDTAYWTSQNMLFGNARLWVKNLGVSSFVSATELEPTSDLDMGAPEGLLADHVNEQIGKLKEPFFAVVHFSNVHYPYHVDADLPQPFQPATTSKAPDQNGSFFNHYQNSVYQQDMHLARILERIRNSDLGKRTAIVYTSDHGEAFREHGQMGHTFSIFDEEIHVPTWIWAPPGILTEAQKQSLAKKRDDYVYHVDVAPTLIDLLGVWDDPGLDKYKTKMPGHSLLRPELTTQALPMTNCAGVWSCAFENWGYMKRNMKLEARAWDTGFHCYDVQADPLEQTNLGLEACSELHQRTLETFGRLPGRKK, encoded by the coding sequence GTGCAGGCCCCGGAAGTGACCGCCGAACGCGCCGATGCGGCGCAACTTGCCGTCTCACGTTCGCGGGGGCGTCGCACACGCGCGCGTACCTGGCGGCGAGCAACTGCCATCGCGCTGCTCTTGGTGCCGACCGCGGCCATGGTCTTGGCGGATTTTGGCCGACGCAGTGAACGCCTGATGGCGCTGAGCGGAGAGTATCGCTGGACCTACGTTGCAGCTGTCGCGGAGAGCCTATTCGTGTGGGGCCTGTTGCTCTACGCGGCCAGTCGGCGCCGCGGTGCCCTGCGCTGGGTCGCCGCGGTGTTGTTCGTCTTCGCGCTCACTTTCACCTACGGCGGACAGAAGTACTTCTTCGATCAGTACAACGCCTACTTGAATGTCGACGTGTCCTTGTTCGCATCGAACTTCAAGGACAGCGTGATCAATCAGCTGTTCGCCGATATCGGCAACTACCTATGGGCCAAGTTGCCACCGTTCTTGGTGGCCATCGGGTTGATCTTCGTCAGTCGCCGCATGATTCGCCCGCCGCGCCTGCGCGCGCGCGTCGCTGGCGTGCTCGCACCCTTGCTTCTCATCGGGGCGTTCTTCATTCCCACCCAGCATCGCCACATCCAGGCCAGCACTCCGGACGTGCTCTATCTGAACGCTGTTGGTGGCCTGATCCGCACTCAGCTGGGGCTGACCGACCAGTCGAACCAGATGCGTCCGCGTGCACGCCAGTCGCTGCCAGTCCCCGCGCTCAGGGTCAAGGGTGGTCCCCAGCGCAACGTGGTCTACGTGCTGCTCGAGAGTGTGCGCGCAGACGCCACGTGCATCGAGTTCGATCCGGCGTGCCAGCGGACCGGGTCGAGTAATCGCCTGATGCCGGAGCGCTTTCCTTTCACGCAGATGCGCTCAATGGCCTCCTGCACGGCCATTTCTTTGGCGGTCACCTGGTCCGGCCTGGCTCCCAACGAAGACCGAGACACGCTCCACACCTGGCCTCTCGTCTTCGACTACGCCCGCGCCGCGGGCTACGACACGGCCTACTGGACTAGCCAGAACATGCTGTTTGGCAACGCCCGGCTGTGGGTCAAGAACCTGGGTGTGAGCAGCTTCGTCAGCGCCACTGAACTCGAGCCGACGTCAGACTTGGACATGGGCGCTCCCGAGGGGCTGCTGGCTGACCACGTCAACGAGCAGATCGGCAAGTTAAAGGAGCCCTTCTTCGCCGTCGTGCACTTCTCCAACGTGCACTACCCGTATCACGTCGACGCGGACCTGCCGCAGCCCTTCCAGCCGGCAACCACGAGCAAGGCGCCGGATCAGAACGGCTCTTTCTTCAATCACTATCAGAACAGCGTGTACCAGCAGGACATGCACCTGGCCCGCATTCTCGAGCGGATTCGCAACAGCGATCTCGGCAAGCGCACCGCCATCGTCTACACCAGCGACCACGGGGAGGCGTTTCGTGAACACGGCCAGATGGGCCACACCTTCAGCATCTTCGACGAGGAGATCCATGTGCCGACGTGGATCTGGGCTCCCCCCGGGATCTTGACCGAGGCCCAGAAGCAGAGCCTCGCGAAGAAGCGCGACGACTACGTGTATCATGTGGATGTCGCACCAACGTTGATCGACTTGCTGGGCGTCTGGGACGATCCCGGTCTCGACAAGTACAAGACGAAGATGCCCGGCCACAGCTTGCTGCGGCCGGAGCTCACTACCCAGGCACTGCCCATGACGAATTGCGCAGGGGTGTGGAGCTGTGCTTTCGAGAACTGGGGCTACATGAAGCGCAACATGAAGCTGGAAGCGCGAGCTTGGGACACCGGCTTCCACTGCTACGACGTGCAGGCCGACCCCCTGGAGCAAACGAATCTCGGACTGGAGGCGTGCTCGGAACTGCACCAACGCACCCTCGAGACCTTTGGGCGTTTGCCCGGTCGCAAGAAGTGA
- a CDS encoding NAD(P)H-binding protein, giving the protein MRVVVTGATGQTGRRVVERLLQQGHLVRALVRNADSARKVLGDSAALELFHGDVRERSTLTALGRDASVAVLATGTRSYFGANGGAAVDALGTRNLVDALNADGVKRVVQVSAFGLDRKSPWLQLFSLGLNRYFHWKALAESAVRESGLEYAILRPVELRNRPARGLPHFNQSAPLSLLRTMSRDMLADVIAGCVQFGAGRRTTFELCEAPTTGRVDAPTPSLSDRFTALREDGAREFPTRTPLL; this is encoded by the coding sequence GTGCGCGTCGTAGTCACAGGGGCAACGGGTCAGACGGGGCGACGTGTCGTCGAGCGCTTGCTGCAGCAAGGCCACCTCGTGCGTGCGTTGGTGCGCAACGCCGATAGTGCGCGCAAGGTTCTGGGCGACTCTGCTGCTCTCGAACTGTTTCACGGCGACGTTCGAGAGCGCTCGACGCTGACTGCCCTGGGTCGCGATGCTTCAGTGGCCGTCCTGGCGACGGGCACGCGCAGCTATTTCGGCGCCAACGGCGGCGCCGCAGTCGACGCCCTTGGCACTCGCAACCTCGTCGACGCCTTGAACGCAGACGGTGTGAAGCGCGTCGTGCAAGTCAGCGCCTTCGGCCTCGACCGAAAGTCGCCCTGGCTCCAGCTCTTTTCCCTGGGCCTGAACCGCTACTTCCACTGGAAGGCGCTGGCCGAGAGCGCCGTGCGTGAAAGCGGGCTCGAGTACGCGATCCTCCGCCCGGTGGAGCTACGAAATCGCCCGGCGCGAGGCCTGCCCCATTTCAATCAAAGCGCGCCGCTCTCGCTGCTGCGCACGATGAGTCGGGACATGCTGGCCGATGTGATAGCGGGCTGCGTGCAGTTTGGTGCCGGAAGAAGAACGACCTTCGAGCTGTGTGAGGCGCCGACAACGGGGCGGGTAGACGCGCCAACACCCTCGCTATCCGATCGATTCACTGCGCTTCGGGAAGATGGAGCGCGCGAATTCCCCACGCGCACGCCTCTGCTGTGA
- the nadA gene encoding quinolinate synthase NadA yields the protein MSSFPSLVIHRDRFEARGTFAEAQAAFLDPDPEEVRRLETLLRATHAGIVAHFYMDPELQGVLTAADHPHIAISDSLAMADSAIGMVRAGAKVILVLGVDFMSENVRAMLDAAGHADVPVYRVADKPIGCSLAESAESDAYMAYLSQAAASGPALHVVYINTSLATKARAHALVPTITCTSSNVVSTVLQAYAQVPGLSVFFGPDSYMGQNLQDLFESLAELGDEAVRSVHPAHTAQTLRAALERFRFFRQGTCVVHHMFGAAVAERVQAQYSHAHVTAHLEVPGEMFRIALDAQRQGRGVVGSTSDILKYIGSRVDRELSAGTSERVSFVLGTESGMITSIVDDVRRRLRAAPQSELAVEIVFPVAAEAITATLGHELAVVPGVAAGEGCSTEGGCASCPYMKMNSLDATVALLESLDQSAAALRSFLPRKYSEQIRGKSVAALGGEPILHMRALQQSGRLSDALVKDIEGRALSLPA from the coding sequence GTGTCCAGCTTTCCATCGCTAGTCATCCACCGGGACCGCTTCGAGGCTCGAGGCACCTTCGCCGAGGCTCAGGCCGCCTTTCTGGATCCGGATCCCGAGGAAGTGAGGCGTCTGGAAACGCTGCTGCGCGCCACCCACGCCGGAATCGTGGCCCACTTCTACATGGACCCGGAGCTGCAGGGCGTGCTCACGGCCGCGGACCATCCTCACATCGCCATCTCCGACTCCCTGGCCATGGCTGACAGCGCGATCGGGATGGTGCGAGCCGGCGCGAAAGTCATTTTGGTGCTGGGCGTCGACTTCATGAGCGAAAACGTGCGCGCCATGCTCGACGCCGCCGGCCATGCCGACGTTCCGGTCTACCGCGTGGCCGACAAGCCGATCGGCTGCTCCCTAGCCGAATCCGCCGAGTCCGACGCGTACATGGCCTACTTGAGTCAAGCCGCTGCGAGTGGGCCCGCGCTGCACGTGGTGTACATCAACACCAGCTTGGCCACCAAAGCGCGCGCTCACGCGCTCGTGCCGACCATCACCTGCACCTCGAGCAATGTGGTGAGTACGGTGTTGCAGGCGTACGCGCAGGTCCCGGGGCTGTCGGTGTTCTTTGGACCGGACAGCTACATGGGGCAGAACTTGCAGGACCTCTTCGAGTCCCTAGCGGAGTTGGGAGACGAAGCAGTTCGGTCCGTGCATCCAGCCCACACGGCGCAAACGCTTCGGGCAGCGCTCGAGCGCTTTCGCTTTTTTCGACAGGGGACTTGCGTCGTTCACCACATGTTCGGAGCAGCGGTCGCGGAGCGCGTACAGGCGCAGTATTCCCATGCCCACGTGACCGCGCATCTGGAGGTGCCAGGCGAGATGTTCCGCATCGCGCTCGATGCTCAGCGCCAGGGCCGCGGCGTGGTCGGGTCCACCAGCGACATCCTGAAATACATTGGCAGCCGGGTCGATCGCGAGCTGAGCGCGGGGACCTCCGAGCGCGTCAGTTTCGTTCTGGGCACCGAGTCCGGGATGATCACGTCCATCGTCGACGACGTTCGTCGTCGACTTCGCGCTGCACCGCAATCGGAGCTCGCCGTCGAGATCGTTTTCCCCGTCGCAGCAGAGGCCATCACTGCAACGCTTGGACACGAGCTGGCAGTGGTCCCGGGGGTCGCTGCGGGCGAAGGCTGCTCTACGGAGGGCGGCTGCGCGAGTTGTCCTTACATGAAGATGAACAGCCTGGACGCGACCGTCGCGCTACTCGAGAGCTTGGACCAATCGGCGGCTGCGCTCCGCAGCTTCTTGCCGCGCAAGTACAGTGAGCAGATCCGCGGCAAGTCCGTAGCTGCGCTGGGCGGCGAACCCATCCTTCACATGCGCGCTCTGCAGCAGTCAGGTCGGCTGTCGGACGCGTTGGTGAAGGACATCGAAGGGCGCGCCCTTTCACTCCCGGCCTGA